From Aegilops tauschii subsp. strangulata cultivar AL8/78 chromosome 5, Aet v6.0, whole genome shotgun sequence:
GAAGTATGAAATTCCGTGGTGAAGCTAATGCTGTCCCAGAGCAAGAATGTCCATTCACACCCTGTACTCTAGCTTCATGTGTGTTTTATCTACTCTAAaatgttagaaataattttgaAAGATTCAAAATTAATAACACAATTCATACATGCTGGAGCATATTCCTATCACAAGCCATCAGTATGTCAGAAGACATGCAAGgcatatgcatgcatgcacaggTTCTACCCAGTGTGATATGCCCATGCACGTGTTCAGAGAAGAAGAACTGCTTTACAGAGTAAATCCAGCATCATGCCTGAGATAGAAAGCTACCCAGAGTAACATGAACTACCACATGTTGGTTGTTCCATGATCATGTATTTAACTGCTTACTTTTTTTTGGTTTTGTTTCTAGCTGTCGATTGTTCTTCTTGCAAAGATCATGCAGTTTCACCTAACGCATCCGCGGTGCAATACGTGTCCCTCATTCTGACAATAAATATATGCTCTTGCTTTGTCTTTTTCAGCTTTGCCCATCACATGCCTCTTTCCCTTTATGTATTTCATGGTATGTATTTTATCATCGACCTATCGCATCCACTAATCTCTAGATCAAGTTGTTCATTAGATTACTTTTGGTTACTTACTTGGTCCAGGAGATCTTAAAGTTGAAGTTTAGATGTAGATTTAGATTTTAAAATAGGTTAATACAGCCCCTAGTTATTTGTTGGATTTACCCTACTACTTTGCTCTAAAATTCACAGACTTGTCAAAATAGTAGGGTAAATCcaaaaatttcggacatcacgaAATATCTGAAATCTCAAAAATTCTTTCGGAACTGAATCTATCAAAAATTCACTAAAATTTGGATCTTGTTTGAATCTAGCCTGAAACTCCGAGGATACCAATATTTTGGTACTCACCGAAATTAAGGAAATTTTGGACATTTCATTGAAATTTTAAACCTTCTTTCATGCAAATAATATCTCATTTTGTAACAAAAAATGCAAATAACATTTCATCTCGTTGTATCCCTTTCTACAGGTTAGAGACTTCCACGTTGCTAAAACAGAGGAAGATATAGGGTCTTATGCTGGTTTCCTTGGTATAGTTTCTGGCTCCACTATTCCAAAACAAATATCATCATTTAGCCCGCATCATGCATTGTCCTTGAGAAATAAAATATATTTAAATATATAGGCATGAAATTTGTATGTTGGTGTTTTCAAATGTAGCTTCTTCGTACATGATTGGCAGAGCCTTTTCTGCGATTTTTTGGGGCATTGTGGCGGACCGTATTGGACGGAAGCCTGTCATTGTATTTTCCATCCTGTCTGTGTAAGTATAACATGAATTCTAAATCAGTTTATAACAGGAGTTCTGATTCAACTTGGCAACAATTTTTATCTTGCTATTCGGTAACTCTTAGTCACTTAATTAACTTTCTTTATATTCCAGGGTCATATTTAACACACTGTTTGGACTAAGTACAGAGTACTGGATGGCAATAGCTACAAGACTTGTTCTAGGTTCCCTAAATGGTTTACTTGCTCCAATAAAGGTAATAAAAATTATCAGTTTCAACATGAAGGCATCTCAGTTCTGATTACAAATATTTATCGACCGTGCAGGCTTATGCTATTGAAGTTTGTCAAGCTGAACATCATGCTCTTGGGCTCTCAGTTGTAATCTCTCAGAACAACTCTGTGTTATTTGCTCATGTTCTTACTGTTTTCATAGTCCTTCCAAAACAAAGATTATGTTAATACGATTTTCTTTGATTAAAGGTGAACACAGCGTGGGGTTTTGGTCTTGTAATCGGTCCAGCTCTTGGAGGCTACCTTGCTCAGGTATAGTCTACATGTATAAATGGAGTTGCATTACACTAGTAAGATTGCTAGTTAGACAGAAATGAAGAGATGAACTGCCTTCATTTTCTTACTCCACTCTCCTTTTGTCAGCCTGCTGAAAAGTACCCACAAATATTCTCCAAGGAGTCAGTTTTTGGGAGGTACATCTAGCAAGATCAAGATATAGTTATTTACAAAACTGCTTGCAATATACTAGTTATACTGGACTTCATGGCTGATTCATTGGATTAATTTTGCAGGTTTCCATATTTCTTACCTTGTGTAGCTGTGTCATTGCTTGCTGCCATTGTTCTCATAAGTTGTATATGGATGCCGGTGGGTATAGTTTCACTACATATTATCATCAGTCTTCATTTAATCTTTCCTTAGCTAATGCTGACAAGGAATATTAGTATTACCTGGCATAATCGTAGTCTGAGCAATTTTATATTCCATTTGCAACAGACAAACAAAATATGCTACAGAAGTTAAAATTTATTTTGTCCACATTATATCTAGCTTTTCTTCCCACATTTGCTAATACTGAAAATGCTGTGGATATATTCTTTTAATAAATTCAAATCAGGGGCACATTACATCTAGCTTTTCTTCCCACGTTTGCTAATCTTATTTGTCAAATGGAACTGACAGGAGACCATACACAAACATAAGAGTCCGGAGAAGGATATCCAAAAGGTCAAAGCCTTGCCATCGGAACAATCTTATTTAGATTCACCTCGCAAGAAGAGTTTGCTCCAGAATTGGCCATGGATGTCAACTATGGTGTCCTATTGTTTCTTTGGTCTTCATGACACTGCATATAGTGAAGTAAATATTGTTTCGAATTCTTGTCTTGTCCTTTCTGCATTCTGCTGCTACATGACAAAGTCTCCAAATCTATCTAAATGCTATTCAATTTTATTTCACATAGCATCTTATCTACTACTTGCATTCATCTTTTATAGTTATCATTGAATAACACTCTAGCCGTCACGCGATTCTTTCAATACTAGATACTTTCCTTGTGGGCTGTTAGTGACAGAAAGTATGGTGGTCTTAGCTTCTCATCTGAAGATATCGGTGGAGTTCTTGCCGTGG
This genomic window contains:
- the LOC109768664 gene encoding protein ZINC INDUCED FACILITATOR-LIKE 1; this encodes MGDEERGAAAAPLLLPASPSSASRHHEAGCPGCALDRRKESSGGRIPYKELFFVGLTTLASSLPITCLFPFMYFMVRDFHVAKTEEDIGSYAGFLASSYMIGRAFSAIFWGIVADRIGRKPVIVFSILSVVIFNTLFGLSTEYWMAIATRLVLGSLNGLLAPIKAYAIEVCQAEHHALGLSVVNTAWGFGLVIGPALGGYLAQPAEKYPQIFSKESVFGRFPYFLPCVAVSLLAAIVLISCIWMPETIHKHKSPEKDIQKVKALPSEQSYLDSPRKKSLLQNWPWMSTMVSYCFFGLHDTAYSEILSLWAVSDRKYGGLSFSSEDIGGVLAVAGASLLVYQLIIYHWVHKFLGPVISSRVASALSILIVSTYPFMTYLSGAKLSFALYSAAMMRSVVAITASTGISLLQNHAVRQDQRGTANGISTTAMSFFKAIAPIGAGYLFSWAQKHQDSTFFPGDQMVFLVLNLVQLLGLMFTFEPFLVLPTVGEECS